A region of the Candidatus Giovannonibacteria bacterium genome:
AAATAAAAGCAAATCCGGGCGGCCAATAATCGCCCAGGCGATAAGGACTCTTTGAAGCTCTCCAGAGGACAGCTCCCCGATTCTTTTATTTAAAAAAGTTGGCGCCAAATCAACTGCTTTAAGCGCTTTTTCCGGCGCCGAGCGGCTTCTTAAAGCCAAAAATTCTTTGACGGTAATCGGTAAATCTCTTTCCAAATCAATTTTTTGCGGGACATATCCTATCCGCGTTTCCGGGCTTAAAATTACCTCGCCAGTGTAGCGCGAAGCACCAAGGATAGCGCGGAGTAAGGTCGTCTTGCCTGAGCCGTTTGGGCCGATGATCGCCAACGCGTCCCCGCGTTCCAAATCAAAAGAAATATCGTCCAAAACGGCTTGCTCTCCGTAGCGCACGCTTAAGTTTTTGATTTCCAAAATTGGCATTTACTTTACTTTAACATTTTCAGCATCTTCTCCAAAGGCCAAGCGTTGATGATGTCCTTTTTTTCAGCCCAGCCGCGGCGGGCTTGGGAGATTCCGATTTCAAGAAATTTGAAATGC
Encoded here:
- a CDS encoding metal ABC transporter ATP-binding protein, producing MPILEIKNLSVRYGEQAVLDDISFDLERGDALAIIGPNGSGKTTLLRAILGASRYTGEVILSPETRIGYVPQKIDLERDLPITVKEFLALRSRSAPEKALKAVDLAPTFLNKRIGELSSGELQRVLIAWAIIGRPDLLLFDEPTASVDVAGQRTVYELLHKLQEEHNLALILISHDLTVVYRYANKVLCLNRQQVCFGVPGEVLTPAELAKLYGGDRKFYHHAHS